The Alkalihalobacillus sp. LMS6 genomic interval CTGAAATTTTAGCTAAAAAGGATTTCGTTGATTTTCATTTACTAGGTGGTCGCTTTAATCATGAAAACCGCTTTTTTTATGATCTTTACTTGATAAAAAACTTACTAGAAGATGTGTATTTTGACTATGCTTTCATCGGCGCGGCTAGTTTAACAGAAGACGGGATTTATTTTGTGGATAAAGAAGACGCGAGAATAACAAAAGAAGCCATTAAGCGAGCGAAGCGTGTGTACGTGCTAGCGGACTACGAAAAGTTTAATAAGACCAGTTATTACAAATCAGCTGATTTAGCAGATATTGATGTGGTCATCACAAATGAGTATCCGCCAGAAAATTTGCGAGAACGCTTTTTAGCCGACCATATACAATTAGAATTAACTGAGTCTTAGGGGGAACGATGATGGCAACGGAAAAAGAAAAGATGCTTCTTGGAAAATTATATAATCCAGCAGATGTTGAACTGGCTAAAGATCGAAAAAAAGCGAGAGCGTTGATGCATGCGTACAACCAAACGAGCCATGAATCAGAGCGAAAAGCCATTTTAAATAATCTGATTGGCTACTCAGAGAATCAAGCTTCTTTTGAAGGAACAATTAAGGTTGACTATGGTTATAATATTCGTGTGGGTAAAAACTTTTTTGCGAATTTTGATGCGGTGTTTTTGGACGTATGTGCCATTACGTTTGGAGACAATTGTATGCTAGGACCTGGTGTGCATGTTTATACTGCGACGCATCCTCTTGATCCAGTAGAACGAGCGAGTGGGTTAGAGTTAGGGAAGCCTGTTCAAATTGGCGATGACGTCTGGATTGGTGGACGAGCCGTCATTAATCCTGGTGTGACCATTGGTAATCGTGCTGTCATTGCTTCTGGTGCGGTTGTGACAAAGGATGTACCAGATAACGCGGTTGTTGGCGGAAATCCAGCAAAAATTATTAAAATGATTGATATGTAGACAAGTTAATGTTCAATTTTAAAAACCCATCATGAGACGATCGTCTCATGGTGGGTTTTTCGTTACGTTTTACACAGACTTTCTTTTCTCTGGATCTTCATATGTCTCCCAAAACGTTGCATTTTTAATGCCTAATTTTTTCGGATCGAAGACAGGATCAAGCCCCTGTGCTTTTTGTTCTTCGTAATCTTTTAAGCATCGGAGAGCTGGTTTCGCGAGTAGTACGATGGCAATGACGTTGATCCACACCATCAATCCAAGGCCGATATCCCCGAGTAACCACGCGTTTTCTGCTGTTCGAACTGTTCCAAAGTACGTAGCGCCAAGTAAAATTAATTTTATTAACAGCATCGGGATGGCTGCTTTTCTTCCTCGCATTAAGTAAGCAACATTGGTCTCGGCGATGTAGTAGTAAGCCATAATGGTTGTAAAGGCAAAGAATAAAAGGGCGATGGCGACAAACCCTGTTCCGAATGAAGGGAAAATACTGTTAATCGCTGCTTGGGTATATTCTGGTCCAACTTCTGTATTCGGAAGAGCATTGACGATATTCGGATCCCCTTCGCTTACACCTTGTGTATTGTACATCCCTGTAAACAGAATCATAAAAGCTGTCGCGGAACAAACAAGTAACGTATCAATATAGACAGAACCTGCTTGCACAAGTCCTTGTTTTGTTGGGTGCGATACTTCTGCTGCACCTGCCGCGTGCGCACCAGTTCCTTGACCTGCTTCGTTTGAGTAAACCCCACGCATAACGCCCCAAGCGATTGCACTTCCGAGTAGTCCCCCGAAAATAGAGTCCATACCAAAGGCACTGCTAACAATTAGCTGAATGGTTGCCGGAACTTCTGTAATGTTCATGCCAATAATAACAGCCGCCATAATCATATAAATAATAGCCATAAATGGAACGATAAAAGCCGCGGTATTCGCGATCCATTTGATTCCACCTAAAATAATTAAGCCGAGCACAGCGATGAGGAAAACACCTGTTACCCAATTCGGAATATCAAAGGCATTTGTCATCGCTGCTGCAATTGCGTTAGACTGCACGCCTGGCATTAGGAGCGACATCGCGATTAAAGCGGCAATTGCGAATGTAATACCGAACCATTTTTGTCCAAGCCCTTTTTCAATATAGTAAGCTGGACCACCTCGATATTGGCCATTTTGCTTTGTTTTATAAACTTGAGCGAGGGTGGATTCCATAAACGCGCTTGATGCACCTAAAAAGGCTATCGCCCACATCCAAAAGACCGCACCTGGTCCCCCGTAGAAAATAGCGGAAGCGACACCAGCTATGTTACCGGTCCCAACTCTTCCTGCTAGGGCGACGGATAAGGCTTGGAACGATGAAACCCCGGCATCGGATGATTTTCCTTTAAACATAAGCACAAACATGTCTTTAATATGCCTTACCTGTAAGAATCGAGTTAAAATTGAAAATATTAACCCGATACCAAGCAATGTGTAAACAACGGGAGAACTCCATAAGATGTTGTTTACCGCTACAATAAATGTTTCCATGATGAACCTCCTACTAAATATGTAATATGTAAGTGAATGAGTTAATCTTTATCATATACGTATAGCATAAAAGAAAAAAGAGGATATTGGTATGTAATTTGTAAAATAATCTGACAAGTATTTTAGGTAAATAGTCGGAACTTTTAGTTAAAAAGGGAAAGACGAGCAAATTTTTGTGCTCGTCCTAAAGGTTAAATCTCTTTCATTTGTTCGATTAAATCAGAGATACTGCGTACTTTTAAATCACCGAAAGACATAGGGCCTTCCTCTAAATCAATATAGATCGCTTTCATGCCAAGTGTTTGCGCAGGAATAATTTCATTTAAATAATTGTCACCGATCGATAACGTTCGTTCAGTTGAGGCATTATACGTTGCCATAATCTCTTTGAACCGTTCTACTGTGTGCTGAGGTTTACGTGCAGACGTCACAACATCGTGAAAAACATGTTCAAGATCCAAGAGGTGAAGCAGGCGTTCCACATCATCTTCCGTGCTGTTCGTTAATAAAACGATTGATTTTTTTTCTTTCAACGCAAGCAGGCCTTCACGTAATCCTTCAATGATCGTAAGCGAAAAATCTTCTGTTGCCATATACTCTTTTGTTGCATCGTATGCAGGCTGTGGGTTTTCAATCCCGTAGTGGCGTGCAGCGACATTCGGAAGCCACCAGCCATCGCCAATTGCAATAAGTGTGTCAAAATCATATGTAACTGGTGTTTGGTACATGTCTTTCCATTCAGATTGGGGAACTTCTTCTCCGTTCCATCTATGTACTTTTTCAACATGTCCATTAAATGGTTCAACTTCAACAATGACATCGCGTCTAACGTCGTATGCTTTTCCTATGGCTACCGTATGTTGACCTTTTTTCATTTTTTCGTAATCAGCA includes:
- a CDS encoding DeoR/GlpR family DNA-binding transcription regulator codes for the protein MYQEERLVKIVAELKKRGKLSNQDVCQLLDVSRDTARRDIIRLVDEGNAVRTHGGIASTFLMSELEKYKESGFNERKERASREKREIAKKAATFLKDNDLCFFDVSTTIALLSDLVSKKISVYTHSLDNAEILAKKDFVDFHLLGGRFNHENRFFYDLYLIKNLLEDVYFDYAFIGAASLTEDGIYFVDKEDARITKEAIKRAKRVYVLADYEKFNKTSYYKSADLADIDVVITNEYPPENLRERFLADHIQLELTES
- a CDS encoding maltose acetyltransferase domain-containing protein, coding for MMATEKEKMLLGKLYNPADVELAKDRKKARALMHAYNQTSHESERKAILNNLIGYSENQASFEGTIKVDYGYNIRVGKNFFANFDAVFLDVCAITFGDNCMLGPGVHVYTATHPLDPVERASGLELGKPVQIGDDVWIGGRAVINPGVTIGNRAVIASGAVVTKDVPDNAVVGGNPAKIIKMIDM
- a CDS encoding sodium:alanine symporter family protein, translated to METFIVAVNNILWSSPVVYTLLGIGLIFSILTRFLQVRHIKDMFVLMFKGKSSDAGVSSFQALSVALAGRVGTGNIAGVASAIFYGGPGAVFWMWAIAFLGASSAFMESTLAQVYKTKQNGQYRGGPAYYIEKGLGQKWFGITFAIAALIAMSLLMPGVQSNAIAAAMTNAFDIPNWVTGVFLIAVLGLIILGGIKWIANTAAFIVPFMAIIYMIMAAVIIGMNITEVPATIQLIVSSAFGMDSIFGGLLGSAIAWGVMRGVYSNEAGQGTGAHAAGAAEVSHPTKQGLVQAGSVYIDTLLVCSATAFMILFTGMYNTQGVSEGDPNIVNALPNTEVGPEYTQAAINSIFPSFGTGFVAIALLFFAFTTIMAYYYIAETNVAYLMRGRKAAIPMLLIKLILLGATYFGTVRTAENAWLLGDIGLGLMVWINVIAIVLLAKPALRCLKDYEEQKAQGLDPVFDPKKLGIKNATFWETYEDPEKRKSV
- a CDS encoding HAD family hydrolase — protein: MTVNLFNNVDLVIFDLDGTLYEDTDHFDYYANTLAQELETSKQDQFFADYEKMKKGQHTVAIGKAYDVRRDVIVEVEPFNGHVEKVHRWNGEEVPQSEWKDMYQTPVTYDFDTLIAIGDGWWLPNVAARHYGIENPQPAYDATKEYMATEDFSLTIIEGLREGLLALKEKKSIVLLTNSTEDDVERLLHLLDLEHVFHDVVTSARKPQHTVERFKEIMATYNASTERTLSIGDNYLNEIIPAQTLGMKAIYIDLEEGPMSFGDLKVRSISDLIEQMKEI